AATGCAAGTAAGAACCAGCAAAGCAGCTCTGTAGAGTCTAGATGTATCGTGGTGCTGATGAGATTCTCTAGACCACACAGAGCCTCTATTCTCCCAAAACATGGAGTTTCCTTGAAACTGAACACATGTACAAACGATATAAATATGCAACAATAGAAATCTCGGCACCCATCTGTGTCGCAGTTATGTGCACCACAACTGTTATTCGTGCCGTTGCAAGGGTCACATTAGCTAAccgggagaggaggaaaacaacACAGGTCTCGTGGAAGCCTCACATGGAAGAACGGAGGCATCgtcttgcgtttcttcttcctggtcGATGCAAGCATCCAGCCGACTAGAGATCAGTCCCACAGAAACAACCCTTTCATGACAACCAAGTAATCTACTCTTTTCAGCCCGGGTAGTTATACCTGTGTCTGTCCTGACTCTTTCAATGCCAATTTCCTTGGTAAATCTGTTTGCTTTTTAGGTACCTGATAAAACATTCAAAAGCCGTACCACTGGAGGATAATCCGAGGAACGATCCAGAAATCCGGCACTACACAACAGCGCATGCGTCCCTGTTTCAGTGCCTGATGAGCCGAACACATTCTGAGAGAGCACGACGAAAGCTTTCGGATGCTTCTTGCCCAGAACTTGCTCTGGTTGTGCCTGAATTTTTCATGCTCTTGAAGATCTTGTCGTTCACAGTAGCGGTCTAGcgggaaaaagagaagctggagatGATCTCGTCGCAACCGTGAAACGTTATTTCATTGTATTTGCTCGCCACTCGATAGAAACCGGCTTCTTATTAAATAAGACACACGACAACTACCTGACCGCGGGCAAGCCTTCAACCTAGTTCCTGCGCGCACCACACTCTCGTTGCTCGTGCGATTCGCGAGGCCATCGTGCTAGATTCCGTAACTTCCTCGATCTCTCTTGGAGGACTCCACCACGATACAATACAGGCAAAATGTCCCTCTGCATCCAGTCTGAAGTGTACGAGTGTCTCAGAGCGTGCGCTGCTATTGTGCCACTAGTTCGCCCGATACTGTGTGATGTGTGATTTATACGCTGTACATTCTGAACCGCTCACGGTGCTTTGTGTTCCTCGAGGGTGATGATGCCAAAGGCAGAAAGGTAAGAAGTGAAGGCTGGACAGGGGCGTACATGGCCTCGCAGTCACACGTATGTTCGCAGAAATTTGCAGTACAAACATATTGTAATCGGTGCCAGCCAAGAGGTAAAGACATCCTTTCATACTTGCAAACCTACAGATATGGGAGCCGCCCTTTATAGGGACATCCACCTTTC
This Toxoplasma gondii ME49 chromosome VIII, whole genome shotgun sequence DNA region includes the following protein-coding sequences:
- a CDS encoding hypothetical protein (encoded by transcript TGME49_269413); amino-acid sequence: MQCSKTESCCRKVDVPIKGGSHICRFASMKGCLYLLAGTDYNMFVLQISANIRVTARPCTPLSSLHFLPFCLWHHHPRGTQSTVPKKQTDLPRKLALKESGQTQV